In a genomic window of Kiritimatiellales bacterium:
- a CDS encoding redox-sensing transcriptional repressor Rex has protein sequence MKVQPAVIERLLKYRGVMQKMKDMGFIRVFSDNLADALEISSSLVRKDFSLFGLSGNKRGGYRIDELITKLNVILGKDRKQKIVIVGCGKMGRALMNYNGFPRVRIRVEAGFDSDPAVVNETAPIPVFHISKMKDFIIENQIQVAVLTVPESSVQSIVDSLKKTSIKGVINFAPVPLRSSDAFLIQNINVEQAIENIFYQIQFVEENRGEQ, from the coding sequence ATGAAAGTTCAACCGGCTGTCATTGAGCGGCTATTAAAATACCGCGGTGTGATGCAGAAAATGAAAGATATGGGATTTATCCGTGTATTTTCGGATAATCTGGCTGATGCACTGGAAATTTCTTCGTCCCTGGTGCGTAAGGATTTTTCACTGTTCGGGCTTTCCGGCAATAAACGCGGCGGCTACCGCATCGATGAGCTGATCACAAAGCTGAATGTGATTCTCGGCAAAGACCGGAAGCAGAAAATTGTCATTGTCGGCTGCGGGAAAATGGGCAGGGCGCTGATGAATTATAACGGCTTCCCGCGCGTCCGTATTCGCGTGGAAGCGGGCTTTGACAGCGATCCGGCGGTGGTTAACGAAACCGCGCCGATTCCGGTTTTCCACATCAGTAAAATGAAAGATTTTATCATTGAAAACCAGATTCAGGTTGCGGTGCTGACGGTGCCGGAATCATCTGTGCAGTCGATTGTTGATTCGCTGAAAAAAACCAGTATTAAAGGCGTGATTAATTTTGCGCCGGTGCCGCTGCGAAGCTCTGATGCGTTTCTGATTCAGAATATCAATGTGGAGCAGGCGATTGAAAATATCTTTTATCAAATTCAGTTTGTGGAAGAAAACAGGGGAGAACAATAG
- a CDS encoding PEP-CTERM sorting domain-containing protein (PEP-CTERM proteins occur, often in large numbers, in the proteomes of bacteria that also encode an exosortase, a predicted intramembrane cysteine proteinase. The presence of a PEP-CTERM domain at a protein's C-terminus predicts cleavage within the sorting domain, followed by covalent anchoring to some some component of the (usually Gram-negative) cell surface. Many PEP-CTERM proteins exhibit an unusual sequence composition that includes large numbers of potential glycosylation sites. Expression of one such protein has been shown restore the ability of a bacterium to form floc, a type of biofilm.), with amino-acid sequence MKKGLLVVFVACFGLQQITADTITIARAYMNVYDARLDEFSANHTDFSDWYVDIFYSSSAIGLTETFLATLGIGSYRIDGNPAPPGGYQTNPATIVDNLTLSAQTNYEFIYRVYTAVDAVGRYGYLEITGITSKSGVAPDPSFTLSQAAVRNAIASNPDLAWTIIPEPAAVLLMFVGGVLTWVSNRRKKLHYAL; translated from the coding sequence ATGAAAAAAGGACTATTAGTTGTTTTTGTTGCGTGTTTTGGTCTTCAACAGATAACGGCAGATACCATCACTATAGCTAGGGCATATATGAATGTATACGATGCCCGTTTGGATGAATTTTCTGCAAATCATACTGATTTTTCAGACTGGTACGTTGATATTTTTTATTCATCTAGCGCAATCGGGTTAACTGAAACGTTCCTGGCCACATTAGGCATTGGGTCGTATCGAATAGATGGGAATCCCGCACCTCCTGGAGGATACCAAACAAATCCTGCGACAATAGTTGATAATTTGACACTTTCCGCTCAAACAAATTATGAATTTATCTATCGTGTATACACAGCAGTAGATGCAGTAGGACGGTACGGATATCTTGAGATAACTGGAATTACGTCAAAATCAGGAGTTGCTCCCGATCCGTCCTTTACTTTGAGCCAAGCTGCTGTTCGAAACGCAATTGCTTCGAATCCCGATCTTGCATGGACTATTATACCCGAACCGGCAGCCGTACTGCTGATGTTTGTTGGCGGTGTGCTGACCTGGGTAAGCAACCGGCGTAAAAAACTGCACTACGCTTTGTAA
- the trpS gene encoding tryptophan--tRNA ligase, producing MRILSGIQPSGKLHLGNYFGMMKPALELQNEGEAFLFIADYHALTTVHNAALLREQVKDVALDFLAAGLDPERTAFYRQSDLPEVQELTWLLSVICPMGLLERAHSYKDKVAKGFAASHGLFTYPVLMAADILIVQAGIVPVGRDQKQHVEITRDLAMKFNNEFGETFKIPEPSIRESVAVVPGVDGQKMSKSYGNTLEIFGDPAALKKRVMQIVTDCTPLEDPKNPDACTAFALYKLFASDAEAANLAARYRAGGFGYGTAKKELLAMINDYFTPLRARRAELEKNMDYVEEVLQKGAAKARVEAHKTLKAARKAVGLE from the coding sequence ATGAGAATACTTTCAGGAATTCAGCCGTCAGGAAAACTGCATCTCGGCAACTATTTCGGCATGATGAAACCGGCGCTGGAGCTGCAGAATGAGGGCGAGGCGTTTTTGTTCATTGCCGATTATCATGCGCTGACAACGGTGCATAATGCAGCGCTGCTGCGCGAACAGGTAAAAGATGTTGCGCTTGACTTTCTCGCCGCCGGCCTTGATCCGGAGCGCACGGCGTTTTACCGGCAGAGCGATCTGCCGGAAGTTCAGGAATTAACTTGGCTGCTGTCGGTCATCTGTCCGATGGGGCTGCTGGAGCGCGCCCATTCCTATAAGGATAAAGTGGCGAAGGGGTTTGCGGCGAGTCACGGCCTGTTCACTTATCCGGTGCTGATGGCGGCGGACATTCTGATTGTGCAGGCGGGCATTGTACCGGTGGGGCGCGACCAGAAACAGCATGTTGAAATCACGCGCGATCTGGCAATGAAGTTTAATAACGAGTTCGGCGAAACATTTAAGATTCCGGAGCCGTCCATTCGTGAATCCGTCGCGGTGGTTCCGGGCGTCGACGGACAGAAAATGTCAAAATCCTACGGTAATACGCTGGAAATTTTCGGCGATCCGGCGGCGCTTAAAAAACGCGTGATGCAAATCGTGACGGACTGCACGCCGCTCGAAGATCCCAAAAACCCGGACGCGTGCACAGCGTTTGCGCTCTATAAACTGTTTGCGTCTGATGCCGAGGCGGCGAATCTGGCGGCGCGTTACCGCGCCGGCGGTTTCGGCTACGGCACTGCGAAAAAAGAGCTGCTCGCGATGATTAACGACTATTTCACACCGCTGCGCGCCAGACGCGCCGAGCTCGAGAAGAACATGGATTACGTTGAAGAGGTTTTGCAAAAAGGCGCGGCAAAAGCACGCGTTGAAGCACATAAAACTTTGAAAGCCGCACGCAAAGCTGTTGGACTGGAATAG
- a CDS encoding CBS domain-containing protein, whose amino-acid sequence MNASPSIPQPEEDISLRIAELAGNLKIRDVMTRKVFAVTRHCTMRDVQTIMKSNAISGMPVVDDRYVVGIVTVHDVMDAYEQDWMQDTVADHMSTGVQTLSEDQPLSFAMSAFSKYPYRRYPVVNRKNELVGMLTLRNINVALIQELSRQLTVMETESGQISPPASSDNCIFYRVYRLTRYGFDAGGKASAELREQLRARDIPPKIIRRAAVACYELEINIIAHSLGGTLTLYIDRDRVRITANDFGPGIPDIAKSMTEGFSTANDWIRSQGFGAGMGLPNTKRLSDEFEIQSGIDMGTMVKSVVYLTPKEESSDESK is encoded by the coding sequence ATGAATGCATCGCCCTCTATTCCTCAGCCGGAAGAGGATATTTCCCTGCGGATTGCAGAGCTCGCCGGGAATCTGAAAATCCGGGATGTGATGACGCGCAAAGTGTTTGCCGTTACGCGCCACTGTACGATGCGCGATGTGCAAACGATTATGAAAAGCAATGCGATCAGCGGTATGCCGGTGGTTGACGACCGGTATGTCGTCGGCATTGTGACCGTACACGACGTAATGGATGCCTATGAGCAAGACTGGATGCAGGACACCGTTGCCGATCACATGTCCACCGGCGTGCAGACGCTCAGCGAGGATCAGCCGCTGTCATTCGCCATGTCGGCATTCAGTAAATATCCCTACCGGCGCTATCCGGTAGTCAACCGCAAAAATGAACTGGTCGGCATGCTTACGCTGCGCAATATCAACGTCGCACTGATTCAGGAGCTGTCGCGCCAGCTTACTGTGATGGAAACGGAAAGCGGGCAGATTTCACCGCCGGCGTCATCTGATAATTGTATTTTTTATCGCGTTTACCGGCTGACGCGCTATGGCTTCGACGCCGGCGGCAAGGCATCCGCCGAACTGCGTGAACAGCTCCGCGCCCGCGATATCCCGCCGAAAATCATCCGCCGCGCCGCCGTTGCGTGTTATGAACTGGAGATCAACATCATCGCACACTCGCTTGGTGGCACGCTCACACTGTATATCGACCGTGACCGCGTACGCATTACTGCCAACGACTTCGGTCCCGGCATCCCCGATATTGCAAAATCCATGACAGAAGGGTTTTCGACCGCGAACGACTGGATCCGGTCGCAGGGATTCGGTGCCGGCATGGGTCTGCCAAACACTAAACGCCTGTCTGACGAGTTCGAAATCCAGTCCGGCATTGACATGGGAACGATGGTTAAATCGGTTGTTTATTTAACCCCGAAAGAGGAGAGTTCTGATGAAAGTAAATGA
- a CDS encoding transposase: MLPKRKKLPHGIPSWVPDGADFFITICVRNRAENSLCKQPVAGQLKDSFMFLQTRRELWIHLLLFMPDHLHAIISFAREPGMQKSIKNWKHYTKRAYGINWQRDFFDHRMRATDSYIEKAGYIRMNPVRAGFVQSPADWPYVWENRIR, from the coding sequence ATGCTGCCTAAACGTAAAAAACTGCCGCATGGAATTCCATCATGGGTGCCGGACGGCGCTGATTTTTTCATTACCATTTGCGTGCGAAATCGCGCAGAAAACTCACTTTGCAAGCAACCTGTTGCCGGACAACTGAAAGATTCGTTTATGTTTCTGCAAACCCGGCGGGAACTCTGGATTCATCTTCTGTTATTTATGCCTGATCATCTTCATGCCATCATCAGTTTTGCGCGTGAGCCGGGAATGCAGAAAAGTATTAAAAACTGGAAGCATTACACCAAACGCGCTTACGGCATAAACTGGCAGCGTGATTTTTTTGATCACCGGATGCGAGCCACTGACAGTTACATAGAAAAAGCCGGATACATTCGTATGAACCCTGTGCGTGCCGGTTTCGTTCAATCTCCGGCTGATTGGCCGTATGTTTGGGAAAACCGTATCCGGTAG
- a CDS encoding PHP domain-containing protein: protein MKAFVDFHIHSCLSPCASLDMSPREIVARSQRAGMNCIALTDHNCTRNLPAFHRACVAAGMHCLYGLEVTTAEEVHVLCLFDQLAPAVEFGEMIYARIPEIKNDPERFGEQPVITVDEEIIEFVDKLLVYAADISYFDLIPMALAAGALCIPAHIDREMYGALNVLGFLPELPYDALEAVNRQMIDKKTAARWPVIQSSDAHAPEHIGRRYTEIDTAGFSVPELREAFLHTLKNH, encoded by the coding sequence ATGAAGGCGTTCGTTGATTTTCATATTCATTCCTGCCTGTCGCCGTGCGCGTCGCTGGATATGTCGCCGCGCGAAATCGTGGCGCGCTCGCAGCGTGCCGGCATGAATTGCATTGCGCTGACGGATCATAACTGCACGCGCAATCTGCCGGCGTTTCATCGTGCTTGTGTTGCTGCCGGAATGCACTGTCTTTACGGCCTCGAAGTGACGACGGCAGAAGAGGTGCATGTATTGTGTCTGTTTGATCAGCTCGCGCCGGCTGTGGAATTCGGTGAAATGATTTACGCGCGCATACCGGAAATTAAAAATGACCCGGAGCGGTTCGGTGAGCAGCCGGTGATCACGGTCGATGAGGAAATTATTGAATTCGTCGATAAACTGCTGGTTTATGCCGCCGATATTTCATATTTTGATCTGATTCCCATGGCGCTCGCCGCCGGCGCGCTGTGTATTCCGGCGCATATCGACCGTGAAATGTACGGCGCGCTCAATGTGCTCGGATTTCTGCCGGAACTTCCTTACGACGCACTTGAAGCGGTAAACCGGCAAATGATCGATAAAAAAACTGCCGCGCGCTGGCCGGTGATTCAATCTTCCGATGCCCATGCTCCGGAACACATCGGCCGGCGCTATACCGAAATCGACACCGCCGGTTTTTCTGTTCCCGAGCTGCGTGAAGCATTCCTGCACACGTTAAAAAATCATTAG
- the scpB gene encoding SMC-Scp complex subunit ScpB — MSGVEILPELKQIIGALLFAAKKPLTVKEIRKVLTDAGAHYGGAYEPFGAIKEKEIDEAVEALKDELNRGGTGLCVAEIAGGYRLQNEISCGPWVRTLLDKDRTTKLSKPALETLAIIAYRQPVLRSEIESVRGVAVDQVLRNLVEMQLVRVVARSELPGRPWLFGTTQRFLEHFGLRSLDDLPGMDELKRVEIEPGAKTKTKQIPAIEKELEKREEENATPLLFEDEAEEEIEVEEVEKPDQSDLSDQSDLTDPPEEFADNDEFGDDEDEFDDEDEFDDDEDDLDNEDEDEE, encoded by the coding sequence ATGAGCGGTGTAGAGATACTTCCTGAACTCAAGCAGATTATCGGCGCGCTGCTGTTCGCCGCAAAAAAACCGCTCACGGTCAAAGAGATCCGCAAAGTACTGACGGATGCCGGCGCGCACTACGGCGGTGCGTATGAGCCATTCGGCGCGATTAAAGAGAAAGAGATCGACGAAGCCGTTGAAGCGCTGAAAGACGAACTCAACCGCGGCGGCACCGGACTCTGCGTTGCCGAAATCGCCGGCGGATACCGTTTGCAAAACGAAATCAGCTGCGGCCCGTGGGTGCGTACGCTGCTGGATAAAGATCGTACGACGAAACTGTCAAAGCCGGCGCTCGAAACGCTGGCGATTATCGCCTACCGCCAGCCGGTACTGCGTTCTGAAATTGAATCTGTACGCGGCGTGGCGGTCGATCAGGTCCTGCGGAATCTGGTTGAAATGCAGCTTGTCAGAGTGGTCGCGCGCAGCGAACTGCCGGGGCGCCCCTGGCTGTTCGGAACCACACAGCGCTTTCTGGAACATTTCGGATTGCGCAGCCTCGATGATCTGCCGGGCATGGACGAATTAAAGCGCGTTGAAATTGAACCCGGGGCAAAAACAAAAACCAAGCAGATTCCGGCGATCGAAAAAGAGCTCGAAAAACGTGAAGAAGAAAATGCCACCCCGCTGCTGTTTGAAGATGAAGCGGAAGAAGAAATTGAGGTCGAAGAAGTTGAAAAACCTGATCAGTCAGATCTGTCTGATCAGTCAGATCTGACCGATCCCCCCGAAGAATTCGCTGACAACGACGAGTTTGGTGATGACGAGGACGAGTTTGACGACGAAGATGAATTCGACGATGATGAAGACGATCTTGATAATGAAGATGAGGATGAGGAATAA
- a CDS encoding type II toxin-antitoxin system Phd/YefM family antitoxin — MSITVSAVKARQNLGELLNLVSIRRENVIIERAGKKIAKLVPIDDVPDTLNEPVAEKGYMDGAEKKSKIDFSSIFGTWDDEEYRKVTEAINSARVIEPEMWE; from the coding sequence GTGAGTATTACAGTTTCAGCAGTCAAAGCCCGTCAAAATCTGGGTGAACTTCTTAATCTGGTTTCGATCCGCCGCGAAAATGTCATTATTGAGCGCGCCGGTAAAAAAATCGCGAAACTGGTGCCGATTGATGATGTTCCGGACACGCTGAATGAGCCGGTTGCCGAAAAAGGTTATATGGACGGGGCAGAGAAGAAAAGTAAGATTGATTTCAGTTCGATTTTCGGCACATGGGATGATGAGGAGTATCGCAAGGTTACAGAAGCAATCAACAGCGCGCGGGTGATTGAGCCGGAGATGTGGGAGTGA
- the pheA gene encoding prephenate dehydratase: MNLESLRKKIDSLDEELVKLLNERVKVALEVGKIKKEQGGEIYVPAREREVFKRIEKLNGGPLPHDAARAIYREIMSASLALESNLKIAYLGPPATFTHQAAHLKFGASVGYHPAATIADVFAAVENGAADYGVVPIENSIEGAVTHTFDQFTGTNLKICAEIYLPVSLALLASVPKEKISRVCSKQEALGQCRRWLAENLSGIEYEAVNSTAFAAGIAAKSDAAAIASPLAAELYGLSVIAEHIQDASGNTTRFLVIGHNAADPTGSDKTSIYFGLKDQVGALHDALEALKAGGINMTKIESRPSRSKAWEYYFFVDFEGHAETPEVKIALKIFARHCAVMHVLGSYPRADV, translated from the coding sequence ATGAATCTGGAAAGCCTAAGAAAAAAAATTGATTCGCTCGACGAAGAGCTTGTGAAGCTGCTGAATGAGCGCGTAAAAGTTGCGCTCGAAGTCGGCAAAATTAAAAAAGAGCAGGGCGGCGAAATTTATGTCCCGGCGCGCGAGCGGGAGGTGTTCAAGCGGATTGAAAAACTGAACGGCGGTCCGCTGCCGCACGATGCAGCGCGTGCGATCTACCGAGAAATCATGTCCGCATCGCTCGCGCTCGAAAGCAATCTGAAAATTGCCTATCTCGGCCCGCCGGCAACATTCACGCATCAGGCGGCGCATTTGAAATTCGGCGCAAGCGTGGGGTATCATCCCGCCGCGACCATCGCTGATGTTTTCGCGGCGGTGGAAAACGGCGCCGCCGATTACGGCGTCGTACCGATCGAAAATTCAATTGAAGGCGCGGTAACGCATACGTTTGATCAATTCACCGGTACTAATCTTAAAATCTGTGCCGAAATTTATCTGCCGGTTTCGCTGGCGCTGCTTGCATCCGTGCCGAAAGAAAAAATTTCGCGCGTATGCAGCAAGCAGGAAGCTCTCGGGCAGTGCCGCCGGTGGCTCGCCGAAAATCTTTCCGGCATCGAATATGAAGCCGTTAACAGCACCGCATTTGCAGCGGGAATAGCGGCAAAGAGCGATGCTGCCGCGATCGCGAGCCCGCTGGCAGCTGAGCTGTACGGACTCTCTGTGATCGCCGAGCATATTCAGGACGCCAGCGGTAATACAACGCGCTTTCTGGTGATCGGACACAACGCCGCCGATCCGACCGGCAGCGATAAAACATCGATCTATTTTGGACTCAAAGATCAGGTCGGTGCACTGCACGATGCACTCGAAGCACTGAAAGCCGGCGGCATTAACATGACAAAAATTGAATCGCGCCCGAGCCGCAGCAAAGCGTGGGAGTACTACTTCTTCGTCGACTTCGAGGGTCACGCTGAAACACCGGAAGTGAAAATTGCACTCAAAATATTCGCGCGCCACTGTGCCGTCATGCATGTACTGGGTTCGTATCCGCGCGCCGATGTTTAA
- a CDS encoding lysophospholipid acyltransferase family protein, which translates to MSEKSVFSITPPFKDPVRAKLFSMTQGALEKFLYLEEINRIYMCATEAGRESGDFPGNVLKAVDISYEVSDADLQNIPATGGGVVVANHPFGGIEGIILLHLLRRIRPDVKIIANYLLGRMPEMNEYSIYVDPFGTQAATKKNIAGMKEVMRWVQDGHLLAVFPAGEVSHIDLHKRSVCDPAWSSTIARIIQKTGAPVLPVFFQGRNGNLFQVMGLIHPRIRTAMLPYELVRKRSTVFKVNIGQLIPWKRLAEFDTDALTDYLRFRTYLLCNRQLKGKTKVKPKLFVRKPAKQKPVVAAADSAAAEAEVAALPADQIVIENDEFTVCLAPAEQIPNLLHEIGRLREITFRAVGEGTGLPTDLDKFDPYYAHLFLWNKQNKELAGAYRLAFTDTVLRDYGVAGLYTHTLFNYRAKLLEKLGPSIELGRSFITPDYQKSYSPLLLLWKGLAQVICRNPEYKSLFGPVSINNDYHSASRHLMAAFLKMNNFLPELAALVKARNPFRFKPVKNFDPETFSQAVTDVDEVSALIADIETEQKGVPVLLRQYLKLGAKLLSFNIDPNFSDVLDGLMWVDLTETSPKILDRFMGKEGTRVFLEYHNRKS; encoded by the coding sequence GTGAGTGAAAAATCAGTCTTCAGTATAACGCCGCCCTTTAAAGATCCGGTGCGTGCCAAACTGTTCAGTATGACGCAGGGCGCGTTGGAAAAATTTCTGTATCTGGAGGAGATCAACCGCATTTATATGTGTGCGACAGAAGCCGGCAGAGAATCCGGCGATTTCCCGGGCAACGTGTTGAAAGCGGTGGACATCAGTTATGAGGTAAGCGATGCCGATCTGCAAAACATTCCGGCGACCGGCGGCGGCGTGGTGGTGGCAAATCATCCGTTCGGCGGCATTGAGGGAATTATTCTGCTGCATCTGCTGCGCCGGATTCGTCCGGATGTAAAAATAATTGCAAACTACCTGCTCGGCCGTATGCCGGAAATGAACGAATACAGCATTTATGTGGATCCGTTCGGCACACAGGCGGCAACGAAAAAAAATATCGCCGGCATGAAAGAAGTGATGCGCTGGGTGCAGGACGGACATCTGCTCGCTGTGTTCCCGGCGGGCGAAGTATCCCACATCGATTTACATAAACGCTCGGTCTGCGATCCGGCATGGAGTTCCACCATTGCGCGCATCATTCAGAAAACCGGCGCGCCGGTACTGCCGGTCTTTTTTCAGGGACGCAATGGAAATCTGTTCCAGGTGATGGGGCTGATTCATCCGCGCATCCGCACCGCCATGCTGCCGTATGAACTCGTGCGCAAACGCAGTACGGTTTTTAAAGTCAACATCGGACAGCTCATTCCGTGGAAACGGCTCGCCGAATTTGATACGGATGCACTCACCGATTATCTCCGCTTCCGTACGTACCTGCTGTGCAACCGGCAGTTAAAAGGCAAAACCAAAGTGAAGCCGAAACTTTTTGTGCGTAAACCGGCGAAACAAAAACCGGTGGTCGCGGCGGCAGACAGCGCGGCAGCGGAAGCGGAAGTGGCGGCGCTGCCGGCGGATCAGATTGTGATTGAAAACGACGAGTTTACGGTCTGTCTTGCCCCGGCAGAACAGATCCCAAATCTGCTGCACGAAATCGGGCGGCTGCGTGAAATCACCTTCCGTGCCGTCGGCGAAGGCACCGGACTGCCGACGGATTTAGATAAATTTGACCCCTATTATGCGCATCTGTTTTTATGGAACAAACAGAATAAAGAACTCGCCGGCGCCTATCGTCTGGCATTTACCGATACAGTTCTGCGCGACTACGGTGTCGCCGGATTGTATACTCACACGCTCTTTAACTACCGCGCCAAGCTGCTGGAAAAACTCGGACCGTCAATTGAACTTGGACGTTCATTTATTACACCGGATTATCAAAAAAGTTATTCGCCGTTATTGCTGCTTTGGAAGGGGCTCGCACAGGTGATCTGCCGGAATCCGGAATATAAAAGCCTGTTCGGTCCGGTGAGCATTAATAATGATTATCATTCCGCGTCGCGGCACCTGATGGCGGCATTTTTAAAAATGAATAATTTCCTGCCGGAACTGGCGGCGCTGGTAAAAGCACGCAATCCGTTCCGCTTTAAGCCGGTGAAAAATTTTGATCCGGAAACATTCAGTCAGGCGGTGACGGATGTCGACGAAGTTTCCGCGCTGATCGCCGATATTGAGACGGAACAGAAAGGCGTGCCGGTGCTGCTGCGGCAATATCTGAAACTCGGCGCAAAACTGCTCAGCTTTAATATTGATCCGAATTTCAGCGATGTGCTCGACGGATTGATGTGGGTTGATTTAACGGAAACCAGTCCGAAAATTTTAGACCGGTTCATGGGAAAAGAAGGCACCCGTGTGTTTTTGGAATATCACAACAGGAAGAGTTAA
- a CDS encoding segregation/condensation protein A, with protein MHTPELLPNEEYKVSLEVFEGPLDLLLYLIKKEELDIYDIPINRITTQYMEYLELMKILNLEIAGDFIVMAATLMVIKSRMLLPDEERGPVEEDDEEDPRWDLVRQLVEYKKFKDAAGFLGHLEEIQENVFLREGEHVELGAQPDVGMQDVSIFDLIAALNKALDRAPKEELQEIFAEQFTISEKVDYILEVTKNGKPLTLGRIFRNMRSRQEIVCTFLAVLELIKLNRLTARQDGHFEEIVIEQTEGGEDPAPVRMEEGTPAEEIQI; from the coding sequence ATGCATACGCCTGAATTACTGCCGAACGAGGAATATAAGGTCAGTCTCGAAGTATTCGAAGGACCGCTCGATCTGCTGCTTTATCTCATCAAAAAAGAAGAGTTGGATATTTATGATATTCCCATCAACCGTATTACCACGCAGTACATGGAATATCTCGAGCTGATGAAAATTCTGAATCTCGAAATCGCCGGCGACTTTATTGTGATGGCGGCGACGCTGATGGTGATTAAAAGCCGGATGCTGCTGCCGGACGAAGAGCGCGGTCCGGTGGAAGAGGACGATGAAGAGGATCCGCGCTGGGATCTTGTCCGGCAGCTGGTCGAATATAAAAAATTTAAAGATGCCGCCGGTTTTCTGGGACATCTGGAAGAAATTCAGGAAAATGTTTTTCTGCGTGAAGGCGAACACGTTGAACTCGGCGCACAGCCGGACGTCGGCATGCAGGACGTCAGCATTTTTGATCTGATTGCGGCGCTGAATAAAGCACTCGACCGTGCGCCGAAGGAAGAATTGCAGGAAATTTTTGCCGAGCAGTTTACAATCAGTGAAAAAGTGGACTATATTCTTGAAGTGACGAAAAACGGGAAGCCGCTGACGCTTGGCAGGATATTTCGTAATATGCGCTCGCGGCAGGAGATCGTCTGTACATTTCTGGCGGTGCTGGAGCTGATCAAGCTGAACCGCTTGACCGCGCGGCAGGACGGCCATTTTGAAGAAATTGTTATCGAACAGACGGAGGGCGGTGAAGACCCGGCGCCGGTGCGGATGGAAGAGGGGACTCCGGCGGAGGAAATACAGATATGA
- a CDS encoding DRTGG domain-containing protein, translating to MKVNELKFDGLELLQPAPDTIELTGGYTSDLLSDVMANMQEGTALITIQAHKNTVAVAALTGASGIIFCSGRRVEQDVREAAAKENIALFVSSKNQYKTTVQLAKCLGE from the coding sequence ATGAAAGTAAATGAACTGAAATTTGACGGTCTTGAACTGTTACAGCCGGCGCCGGACACAATTGAACTGACCGGCGGTTACACCTCCGATCTCCTCAGCGATGTGATGGCAAATATGCAAGAGGGTACCGCTCTGATTACAATCCAGGCGCATAAAAACACGGTCGCCGTCGCTGCGCTTACCGGTGCATCCGGCATTATTTTCTGCAGCGGACGTAGGGTAGAACAGGACGTTCGCGAAGCTGCCGCCAAAGAAAATATTGCGCTGTTTGTTTCGTCTAAAAATCAGTACAAAACCACCGTGCAACTCGCCAAGTGCCTCGGCGAGTAA
- a CDS encoding type II toxin-antitoxin system VapC family toxin — MRSAVVDTNIMSDLFRGELSTKNLLAEFDSIRVPVVVLGELLFGFVLGCREAENRRRLDQFLSQRSVDILPTSPYVAEYYALLRADLLRNGTPLPVNDIWIAAAACAEKSPLITRDRHFLKINGLQLIIPE; from the coding sequence GTGAGATCCGCAGTTGTTGATACAAATATAATGAGCGATTTATTTCGAGGTGAACTCTCCACGAAAAATCTGCTGGCGGAATTTGATTCCATCCGCGTTCCGGTAGTCGTTTTAGGCGAACTCCTTTTCGGGTTTGTTCTTGGCTGCCGGGAAGCGGAAAACCGTCGCCGGCTTGATCAGTTTTTGTCGCAGCGGTCAGTGGATATTCTTCCAACGTCTCCTTATGTCGCGGAATATTACGCGCTGCTGCGGGCCGATTTGCTCCGCAACGGAACGCCGTTGCCGGTGAACGATATCTGGATTGCGGCGGCGGCCTGCGCCGAAAAATCGCCGCTGATTACTCGCGATCGGCATTTCTTGAAAATCAACGGACTTCAGCTCATTATTCCGGAATAA